From Cellulomonas chengniuliangii, the proteins below share one genomic window:
- a CDS encoding LLM class flavin-dependent oxidoreductase, whose product MSESRPFHLAVELSGAGRHPAAWRLPDADAAGLLTAAHWAELVRTAERAGAVFAAFADSVQPPSAATDVVQARLDATGLAALLGPLTARIGLVPVTPVTYAEPFHLAKALATIDIVSGGRVGWQVDVAAPAGSGPGDVQAAQFHGRSAAGAAAQWREAHDVIEVVRRLWDSWEDDAIVLDAATDRYIDRSRVHDVAFTGETFSVAVASITPRSPQGQPIVVARGDSPYALAVAVTGADVIRVAARDVQGAADLVARVRAAVAGSGRPAGSVHVLLDVETLLGADEAAARGRLAELDSLAARAFDPSGLHVVAGVDRAADALADLVELTGVDGIVLQPLAHAGDLALLADEVTPRLRAQGRLVDRPAPGGPDAPRTLRDAFGLDRPISRYTAAR is encoded by the coding sequence ATGTCAGAGTCCCGTCCGTTCCACCTGGCCGTCGAGCTCTCGGGCGCCGGGCGGCACCCGGCCGCGTGGCGGCTGCCCGACGCCGATGCCGCTGGGCTGCTCACGGCCGCCCACTGGGCCGAGCTGGTCCGCACCGCCGAGCGCGCCGGAGCCGTCTTCGCGGCCTTCGCCGACTCGGTCCAGCCGCCCTCGGCTGCCACCGACGTGGTCCAGGCGCGTCTGGACGCGACGGGCCTCGCGGCGCTGCTCGGCCCGTTGACCGCGCGGATCGGCCTGGTGCCCGTGACGCCCGTGACCTACGCGGAGCCGTTCCACCTTGCGAAGGCGCTGGCCACCATCGACATCGTGAGCGGTGGCCGCGTCGGCTGGCAGGTGGACGTCGCGGCGCCCGCCGGATCTGGTCCCGGGGACGTGCAGGCGGCGCAGTTCCACGGACGGTCCGCGGCGGGCGCGGCCGCCCAGTGGCGCGAGGCGCATGACGTCATCGAGGTGGTCCGCCGCCTGTGGGACTCGTGGGAGGACGACGCGATCGTGCTCGACGCCGCCACCGACCGCTACATCGACCGCTCGCGGGTCCACGACGTCGCGTTCACGGGGGAGACGTTCTCCGTGGCCGTGGCCTCGATCACGCCGCGGTCCCCGCAGGGGCAGCCGATCGTCGTGGCACGAGGGGACTCGCCGTACGCGCTCGCGGTCGCCGTGACGGGGGCCGACGTGATCCGCGTGGCGGCGCGCGACGTGCAGGGTGCCGCGGACCTGGTCGCACGGGTGCGGGCAGCCGTCGCGGGGTCGGGCCGCCCGGCAGGCTCGGTGCACGTGCTGCTCGACGTCGAGACCCTGCTCGGCGCTGACGAGGCCGCCGCGCGGGGCCGGCTCGCCGAGCTCGACTCCCTGGCGGCCCGGGCTTTCGATCCCAGCGGGCTGCATGTCGTCGCGGGGGTGGATCGCGCGGCTGACGCGCTCGCCGACCTGGTGGAGCTCACGGGCGTCGACGGGATCGTGCTGCAGCCGCTCGCCCACGCCGGGGACCTCGCGCTGCTCGCTGACGAGGTCACGCCCCGGCTCCGCGCGCAAGGGCGGCTGGTGGACCGCCCGGCCCCGGGCGGCCCGGACGCTCCGCGGACGTTGCGGGACGCGTTCGGGCTCGACCGGCCGATCAGCCGCTACACGGCAGCGCGCTGA
- a CDS encoding DUF1684 domain-containing protein — MTATTDHATDTDPAATDTDPAATDTDPAVFVAEWEAWHAAREAKCRDPHGWVAITALHWLAQEPATLDGVPGRWSSVDGTVRIEAATADGITLPDGSAVDGAAELTPVEGASGLSVRAGDLLLEVARRTGHDIVRVHDPKAPQLAAFTGIPTFAPDPAWVAQGRIERFDAPQTVTTGAVVDGLEHHHQAIGTVSFTLGGIEQALVVFSDGPGAKVLFRDATSGVTTYPGARTLALGPIAEDGIVNLDFNRAANLPCGLTQFATCPVAPAENTLTVAVEAGEKWGPARADV; from the coding sequence ATGACCGCCACGACCGACCACGCCACCGACACCGACCCCGCCGCCACCGACACCGACCCCGCCGCCACCGACACCGACCCCGCCGTGTTCGTCGCCGAGTGGGAGGCCTGGCACGCCGCCCGTGAGGCGAAGTGCCGGGACCCGCACGGCTGGGTCGCCATCACGGCCCTGCACTGGCTCGCCCAGGAGCCCGCGACGTTGGACGGTGTCCCCGGCCGCTGGTCGAGCGTCGACGGGACGGTGCGCATCGAGGCCGCCACAGCAGACGGCATCACGCTGCCCGACGGGTCGGCCGTGGACGGCGCCGCCGAGCTCACTCCCGTGGAGGGCGCCTCCGGGCTTTCGGTCCGGGCCGGCGACCTGCTGCTCGAGGTCGCGCGCCGCACCGGCCACGACATCGTCCGGGTGCATGACCCGAAGGCCCCGCAGCTCGCGGCGTTCACCGGCATCCCCACCTTCGCCCCCGACCCGGCGTGGGTCGCCCAGGGTCGGATCGAGCGCTTCGACGCGCCGCAGACCGTGACGACCGGCGCCGTGGTGGACGGCCTCGAGCACCACCATCAGGCCATCGGCACCGTGTCGTTCACGCTGGGGGGCATCGAGCAGGCGCTCGTGGTGTTCTCCGACGGCCCTGGCGCCAAGGTGTTGTTCCGGGACGCGACCAGCGGGGTGACCACCTACCCGGGCGCCCGCACCCTGGCCTTGGGCCCGATCGCGGAGGACGGAATCGTCAACCTCGACTTCAACCGGGCGGCGAACCTGCCGTGCGGCCTGACGCAGTTCGCGACCTGCCCGGTGGCGCCTGCGGAGAACACCCTCACGGTGGCGGTCGAGGCGGGGGAGAAGTGGGGCCCGGCCCGCGCTGACGTGTGA
- a CDS encoding IlvD/Edd family dehydratase: MSLRSDAWYSGDDRNAYMHRAWMRRGVPGSAFEGRPQIAIANTASDLTPCNSHLTEVAASVRNGIYEAGGIPLELPVVSLGETQVRPTAMLWRNMAAMSTEEMLRANPIDGVVLLGGCDKTIPSLLMAAASVDLPAVVVPGGPMLTGTFRGTPLGCGTDVWRLSEEVRAGTLSQEDFLRSESATIRSKGHCNTMGTASTMGLLAEALGTVLPGTAGTPAPDSRLLEAAHDTGRLAVEMVAAGRRPSDVLTRASFHNAIVALAAIGGSTNAVVHLLAIAGRLGIDLTLDDVDRIGSRVPLLVDLLPAGRFLMDDLHRAGGLLAVLREVRDLLDPTAITVTGKPLVEYLDSAQIWDPEVIRTREAPLLPEGGIAVLRGNLAPRGAVIKPAAASPHLLRHRGRAVVFDSIEDFHARVDDPGLDVDANSVMVLRGCGPKGYPGMPEVSNMPLPKKLLEAGVRDVVRVCDGRMSGTAYGTVVLHVAPEAAAGGPLALVRDGDWIELDVPGRRLSIDIPDDELAAREPSAVAAASYAAPSRGWEKLYVDHVLQADTGADLDFLVGSSGDQVSRESH; this comes from the coding sequence ATGAGCTTGCGCAGCGACGCGTGGTACTCCGGTGACGACCGCAACGCCTACATGCACCGCGCCTGGATGCGGCGAGGCGTGCCGGGCTCGGCATTCGAGGGCAGGCCACAGATCGCCATCGCCAACACCGCCTCCGACCTCACCCCCTGCAACTCGCACCTGACCGAGGTCGCCGCCTCCGTCCGCAACGGCATCTACGAGGCCGGCGGGATCCCCCTCGAGCTGCCGGTGGTCTCCCTCGGAGAGACGCAGGTGCGCCCCACCGCCATGCTCTGGCGGAACATGGCCGCGATGTCCACCGAGGAGATGCTCCGCGCCAACCCGATCGACGGCGTGGTGCTCCTGGGCGGGTGCGACAAGACCATCCCGTCGCTGCTCATGGCAGCCGCCTCGGTCGACCTGCCCGCCGTGGTGGTGCCCGGCGGGCCGATGCTCACCGGCACCTTCCGCGGGACCCCGCTGGGCTGCGGCACCGACGTGTGGCGCCTGTCCGAGGAGGTCCGGGCCGGCACCCTGTCGCAGGAGGACTTCCTCCGTTCGGAGTCCGCGACCATCCGCAGCAAGGGCCACTGCAACACCATGGGCACCGCGTCCACGATGGGCCTGCTCGCGGAGGCTCTCGGCACGGTGCTGCCCGGCACCGCGGGGACCCCGGCCCCCGACAGCCGCCTGCTCGAGGCCGCGCACGACACCGGGCGGCTCGCGGTCGAGATGGTCGCGGCGGGCCGGCGCCCCAGCGACGTCCTCACCCGGGCGTCGTTCCACAACGCGATCGTGGCGCTGGCGGCGATCGGCGGCTCGACCAACGCCGTGGTGCACCTGCTCGCGATCGCCGGGCGGCTGGGCATCGACCTCACCCTGGACGACGTCGACAGGATCGGGTCCCGGGTGCCGCTGCTCGTGGACCTGCTGCCCGCAGGCAGATTCCTGATGGACGACCTGCACCGCGCCGGCGGCCTCCTCGCCGTGCTCCGCGAGGTGCGCGACCTGCTCGACCCCACCGCGATCACGGTGACCGGCAAGCCCTTGGTCGAGTACCTCGACAGCGCCCAGATCTGGGACCCCGAGGTCATCCGCACCCGCGAGGCGCCCCTGCTTCCCGAGGGCGGCATCGCGGTGCTGCGCGGCAACCTGGCCCCGCGAGGGGCGGTCATCAAGCCGGCGGCCGCCTCACCGCACCTGCTGCGGCACCGCGGGCGGGCCGTCGTGTTCGACAGCATCGAGGACTTCCACGCCCGCGTCGACGACCCCGGCCTGGACGTCGACGCCAACTCCGTCATGGTGCTCCGCGGCTGCGGGCCCAAGGGGTACCCGGGCATGCCCGAGGTCTCCAACATGCCCCTGCCGAAGAAGCTCCTCGAGGCGGGCGTGCGGGACGTCGTGCGGGTGTGCGACGGCCGCATGAGCGGCACGGCGTACGGGACCGTCGTGCTGCACGTCGCCCCGGAGGCCGCCGCCGGTGGGCCACTCGCCCTCGTGCGCGACGGCGACTGGATCGAGCTCGACGTCCCGGGGCGCCGGCTCAGCATCGACATCCCCGACGACGAGCTCGCGGCCCGGGAGCCCAGCGCCGTGGCGGCGGCGTCCTACGCCGCGCCCTCCCGCGGCTGGGAGAAGCTCTACGTGGACCACGTGCTGCAGGCGGACACCGGCGCGGACCTCGACTTCCTGGTCGGGTCCAGCGGCGACCAGGTCTCGCGGGAGTCGCACTGA
- a CDS encoding MBL fold metallo-hydrolase, translating to MKLGPHLHRIGNDIVAAYLVVTDDGVTVVDAALSGHWPELLAELAAMGRTVDDVRGVVLTHGDTDHLGFAERLRRDHGVPVYVHVDDADRARGGDKPKVSMGRTRLGPTLRFMAYAARKGGMRTTYLTEVVEVRDGDVLPLPGQPVVIGMPGHSPGSIAVHVPVADAVFVGDALTTRHVLTGRTGIQPAPFTDDPERALESLGRLAGVDATWVLPGHGAPWRGDLAAVQADARRARDTADGR from the coding sequence ATGAAGCTCGGCCCGCATCTCCACCGCATCGGGAACGACATCGTGGCGGCCTACCTGGTCGTCACCGACGACGGCGTCACGGTCGTCGACGCCGCGCTCTCCGGGCACTGGCCGGAGCTGCTCGCGGAGCTCGCCGCGATGGGCCGCACCGTCGACGACGTGCGCGGAGTCGTCCTGACCCACGGCGACACCGACCACCTCGGATTCGCCGAGCGGCTGCGCCGCGACCACGGCGTGCCCGTCTACGTGCACGTCGACGACGCCGATCGCGCCCGGGGCGGCGACAAGCCCAAGGTGTCGATGGGGCGCACACGGCTCGGGCCCACCCTCCGGTTCATGGCCTACGCCGCGCGCAAGGGCGGCATGCGCACCACCTACCTCACCGAGGTCGTCGAGGTGCGGGACGGCGACGTGCTCCCGCTGCCCGGGCAGCCCGTGGTCATCGGCATGCCGGGGCACTCGCCGGGCAGCATCGCCGTGCACGTGCCCGTCGCCGACGCGGTCTTCGTCGGCGACGCGCTCACCACCCGCCACGTGCTGACGGGGCGCACCGGCATCCAGCCCGCGCCGTTCACCGATGACCCGGAGCGTGCCCTCGAGTCGCTCGGCCGGCTCGCGGGGGTCGACGCCACCTGGGTGCTCCCCGGCCATGGAGCCCCCTGGCGTGGAGACCTGGCCGCGGTGCAGGCTGACGCGCGCCGCGCCCGTGACACCGCCGACGGGCGATGA
- a CDS encoding NtaA/DmoA family FMN-dependent monooxygenase (This protein belongs to a clade of FMN-dependent monooxygenases, within a broader family of flavin-dependent oxidoreductases, the luciferase-like monooxygenase (LMM) family, some of whose members use coenzyme F420 rather than FMN.), with protein MPKQIHLAAHFPGVNHHTVWTDPSHQPDTQTAFASFEHLARTAERGKLDFLFLAEGLRLREQRGQLVDHDVVGRPDTYTVLAALAGVTSRLGLAGTINATFNEPYELARQFATLDHLSAGRAAWNVVTSSDAFHGANFRRGGYLDHADRYERAREVVEAARALWDAWAADAVVADAATGVYARDRSIGLVRTDGRLVDIEARPTLPRPPQGHPVIIQAGDSDAGRELAAQVADAVFSRHGSLEEGRAFYADVKGRLARYGRSPEDLKILPGASFVLGDTPAEAEERIREIQRQQVRPAVARAFVEQLWNRDLSDYDVDGPLPEIDPLVEAPSITQGRAATFKDPFAVAATWRALAAEKGLSIRELVIEVIGRQSFVGTPEHVADEIDRYVQSDASDGFILVPHLTPHGLDEFVDRVVPLLQERGSFRTEYTGTTLREHLGLPAAGHFGRTLDGVGAADEALPVA; from the coding sequence ATGCCCAAGCAGATCCACCTCGCCGCGCACTTCCCCGGCGTCAACCACCACACGGTGTGGACCGACCCGTCCCACCAGCCCGACACGCAGACCGCGTTCGCGTCGTTCGAGCACCTGGCGCGCACCGCCGAGCGCGGCAAGCTCGACTTCCTGTTCCTGGCCGAGGGGCTGCGGCTGCGCGAGCAGCGCGGGCAGCTCGTGGACCACGACGTGGTGGGCCGCCCCGACACCTACACCGTGCTGGCGGCGCTCGCGGGGGTGACGTCGCGCCTGGGGCTGGCCGGGACCATCAACGCGACGTTCAACGAGCCGTACGAGCTGGCCCGGCAGTTCGCCACCCTCGACCACCTCTCGGCCGGCCGGGCCGCCTGGAACGTGGTGACGTCCTCGGACGCCTTCCACGGGGCGAACTTCCGCCGCGGCGGCTACCTGGACCACGCCGACCGCTATGAGCGGGCGCGTGAGGTCGTCGAGGCGGCGCGCGCCCTGTGGGACGCGTGGGCGGCGGACGCGGTCGTCGCGGACGCGGCGACCGGGGTCTATGCGCGGGACCGGTCGATCGGACTGGTCCGCACCGACGGCCGCCTGGTCGACATCGAGGCGCGGCCCACACTGCCCCGCCCGCCCCAGGGCCATCCGGTGATCATCCAGGCCGGGGACTCCGACGCGGGCCGTGAGCTCGCCGCCCAGGTCGCCGACGCGGTGTTCTCCCGTCACGGCAGCCTCGAGGAGGGTCGGGCGTTCTACGCCGACGTCAAGGGCCGGCTGGCGCGATACGGCCGGAGCCCCGAGGACCTCAAGATCCTGCCCGGCGCGTCGTTCGTGCTGGGGGACACCCCCGCGGAGGCCGAGGAGCGCATCCGGGAGATCCAGCGCCAGCAGGTCCGCCCGGCGGTGGCCCGCGCGTTCGTCGAGCAGCTGTGGAACCGCGACTTGTCCGACTACGACGTGGACGGGCCGCTGCCGGAGATCGACCCGCTGGTCGAGGCGCCGTCGATCACGCAGGGCCGGGCGGCGACGTTCAAGGACCCGTTCGCTGTCGCCGCCACCTGGCGCGCGCTCGCCGCCGAGAAGGGCTTGAGCATCCGGGAGCTGGTCATCGAGGTGATCGGGCGCCAGTCGTTCGTCGGGACCCCCGAGCACGTCGCGGACGAGATCGACCGGTACGTGCAGTCCGACGCCTCGGACGGCTTCATCCTCGTCCCGCACCTGACCCCGCACGGCCTCGACGAGTTCGTGGACCGGGTGGTGCCGCTGCTGCAGGAGCGCGGCTCGTTCCGCACCGAGTACACGGGGACCACGCTCCGCGAGCACCTGGGGCTGCCCGCCGCCGGGCACTTCGGCCGGACGCTCGACGGAGTCGGCGCGGCAGACGAGGCGCTGCCCGTCGCCTGA
- a CDS encoding NYN domain-containing protein has product MAPSSAPLTSTSSSKGPTMEHVAVLIDCDNISRDHARAILAETARHGTLSVKRGYGDWTRLQLQGWRGELTRYAVQPVQQFAYVAGKNATDSALIIDAMDLLYADNITVFCIVSSDSDFTRLAVRLRESGRRVYGIGARHTPDAFTNACDRFTYLDLLPNDAELLPQDSAAAPVRADRATREGPPASTTITEQPRLDPARALPLLRSAILASADDDGWAYLSTVGNYIVNTDPTFDARAYGHAKLGSLARHVPGLEVRALKDAPHVGQLRVRVTNSRT; this is encoded by the coding sequence GTGGCACCCTCATCAGCGCCGCTGACCAGCACGAGCTCGAGCAAGGGGCCCACCATGGAGCACGTCGCCGTGCTGATCGACTGCGACAACATCTCCCGTGACCATGCCAGGGCCATCCTCGCGGAGACGGCTCGCCATGGGACGCTCAGCGTCAAGCGGGGATACGGCGATTGGACCCGGCTCCAGCTTCAGGGGTGGAGGGGCGAGCTCACCCGGTACGCCGTCCAGCCGGTGCAGCAGTTCGCCTATGTCGCCGGCAAGAACGCGACCGACTCCGCGCTGATCATCGACGCGATGGATCTGCTCTACGCGGACAACATCACGGTCTTCTGCATCGTCTCGAGCGACAGCGACTTCACCCGCCTGGCCGTCCGCCTGCGCGAGTCCGGTCGGCGCGTCTACGGGATCGGCGCCCGCCACACCCCCGACGCCTTCACCAACGCCTGTGACCGGTTCACCTACCTTGACTTGCTCCCCAACGACGCCGAGTTGCTGCCACAGGACTCGGCGGCCGCCCCTGTGCGCGCGGACCGCGCCACGCGTGAAGGCCCGCCTGCGTCGACGACGATCACTGAGCAACCTCGACTTGACCCTGCCCGAGCACTCCCGCTGCTGCGGTCAGCCATCCTCGCCTCCGCAGACGACGACGGGTGGGCCTATCTCTCCACGGTGGGGAACTACATCGTCAATACGGATCCCACCTTCGACGCACGCGCCTACGGGCACGCGAAGCTCGGCTCGCTCGCACGTCATGTTCCCGGGCTCGAAGTGCGCGCCCTCAAAGATGCCCCGCATGTCGGGCAGCTCAGAGTCCGAGTCACCAACTCTCGTACTTGA
- a CDS encoding IclR family transcriptional regulator: MSDTPEPDVPAERLVGSDRVLAVLIELAGRPQGASLEDLARAVSSPKSTVHRALASLTRAGLAAKSGVGRYVLGDEFLRLAFAHHEARPDHQRVLPALVALAERFGETAHYAVLDGTEVVYRSKIDPPSGAVRITSTIGGRNPAHCTAVGKLLLADRLPDDAAVVAWAREHGLERRTDRTITDPDAFAAELARVRRRGYAVDDQENEMGINCLAVPAGIPAARGAEGAISLSALAYRMPLDALEDAAGQITALVAEAIDG, translated from the coding sequence ATGAGCGACACGCCCGAGCCCGACGTCCCCGCCGAACGCCTGGTCGGATCCGACCGCGTGCTCGCCGTGCTGATCGAGCTCGCAGGCCGCCCCCAGGGCGCCAGCCTGGAGGACCTCGCCCGCGCGGTCTCCAGCCCGAAGTCGACCGTCCACCGCGCCCTCGCGTCGCTGACTCGCGCCGGGCTCGCCGCGAAGTCCGGCGTGGGGCGCTACGTGCTGGGCGACGAGTTCCTGCGGCTGGCCTTCGCCCACCACGAGGCGCGCCCTGACCACCAGCGCGTGCTGCCCGCCCTGGTCGCCCTCGCGGAGCGCTTCGGCGAGACGGCGCACTATGCGGTGCTGGACGGGACCGAGGTCGTCTACCGCTCCAAGATCGACCCGCCATCAGGCGCCGTGCGCATCACCTCGACGATCGGCGGGCGCAACCCGGCGCACTGCACGGCCGTGGGCAAGCTGCTGCTCGCGGACCGGCTCCCGGATGACGCCGCCGTTGTCGCGTGGGCCCGCGAGCACGGGCTCGAGCGGCGCACCGACCGGACCATCACGGACCCCGACGCCTTCGCGGCCGAGCTGGCGCGTGTGCGGCGCCGCGGCTACGCGGTCGACGACCAGGAGAACGAGATGGGCATCAACTGCCTCGCTGTCCCGGCGGGAATCCCGGCGGCCCGCGGGGCCGAGGGCGCGATCAGCCTCTCGGCCCTCGCCTACCGGATGCCGCTGGACGCCCTGGAGGACGCGGCGGGCCAGATCACGGCGCTGGTGGCCGAGGCGATCGACGGCTGA
- a CDS encoding HpcH/HpaI aldolase family protein, translating into MFVAIEGNPVQRSGDHLRGLWARGEAAYGLWSSIPDLSVAELLARSPFDYTVVDLQHGAATFSELPGMIQAMRGGSRVPLVRVPWNEPAGIMRALDSGAVGVVVPMVGSADEARAAASACRFPPVGGRSWGPMWGYVRPDGALPPAMQDAAVLCLVMVETLGGLEALEEIVSVPGVDGVYIGPNDLALACGFGRGTYRDTPEIAELLQRIIDACRAAGIPAGLHCTDAEMARDWAARGATMLTVAHDTGLLQEAAAQAWAHVQGVEVPRAQGAARKPY; encoded by the coding sequence GTGTTCGTGGCTATCGAGGGCAACCCGGTTCAGCGCAGCGGTGACCACCTCCGCGGGCTGTGGGCGCGCGGCGAGGCCGCCTACGGCCTGTGGAGCTCGATCCCCGACCTGAGCGTCGCCGAGCTCCTGGCCCGCTCCCCGTTCGACTACACCGTCGTCGACCTCCAGCACGGGGCCGCGACGTTCAGCGAGCTGCCCGGGATGATCCAGGCGATGCGCGGCGGCTCGCGCGTCCCCCTGGTGCGGGTGCCGTGGAACGAGCCGGCCGGGATCATGCGCGCCCTCGACTCGGGCGCCGTGGGCGTGGTGGTGCCGATGGTGGGCAGCGCGGACGAGGCGAGAGCGGCGGCCTCGGCGTGCCGGTTCCCGCCGGTGGGCGGCCGGAGCTGGGGCCCGATGTGGGGGTATGTGCGCCCGGACGGCGCGCTGCCGCCCGCGATGCAGGATGCCGCCGTGCTGTGCCTGGTGATGGTCGAGACCCTCGGCGGGCTCGAGGCGCTCGAGGAGATCGTCTCCGTCCCCGGCGTGGACGGGGTCTACATCGGCCCGAACGACCTGGCCCTCGCCTGCGGGTTCGGCCGCGGCACCTACCGGGACACGCCGGAGATCGCCGAGCTGCTGCAGCGGATCATCGACGCCTGCCGCGCGGCGGGCATCCCGGCCGGCCTGCACTGCACGGACGCGGAGATGGCCCGCGACTGGGCGGCTCGCGGCGCGACCATGCTCACGGTGGCGCACGACACCGGGCTGCTGCAGGAGGCCGCCGCGCAGGCGTGGGCGCACGTCCAGGGCGTGGAGGTCCCGCGTGCCCAGGGAGCGGCCCGGAAGCCCTACTGA
- a CDS encoding right-handed parallel beta-helix repeat-containing protein: protein MAPTLHVATTGSDASDGSAAAPLRTINRAAALALPGDRVVVHAGEYREWVRPQRGGISDRRRITYEAADGEHVVIKGSERVTGWEHQGGDVWHVTIPQSLFGEFNPFAEEVDGDWVVYPAGAPRKHLGDVYLNGKSFYEVHDRRDLIDPPLRTTAVDEWTGATSPIHDPEQTRYVWHAEVGEDQTTLWANFQGADPNVELVEVNVRRSVFSPSEHHVDFITVRGFELAQAACPWTPPTADQPGLIGPNWAKGWIIEDNVIHDAKCSGISLGKEGSTGHNYSTERQDKPGYQYQLESVFAARQIGWDRERIGSHIVRRNTIYDCGQNGIVGHLGAVFSTIEDNHIHHIAVKREFYGHEIAGIKLHAAIDVEIRHNRIHDCTLGIWLDWQTQGTRVSRNLLYRNNRDLFVEVSHGPYLVEHNVFASPASLEIFSQGGAFVHNLVCGTVSLESVVERPTPYHLPHSTHVAGYAAIVGGDDRHIGNLFLGGDPQDAYGPTSRPEQVPLHGTVGYTGFPGSLAEYLDLVSDPARGDHGRFTGVRQPVYLRDNVFAAGAEPAADEPGALVLTEGDIRVAIVDEGDACYLETDLPVAFDSTRLDLVTGHDLERVRFVDAEFEERDGSVAIMGLDLVGAAKAAGGSYAAGPLASLPSGRARTRVW, encoded by the coding sequence ATGGCACCCACGCTCCACGTCGCGACCACCGGCTCGGACGCCTCCGACGGGTCCGCCGCAGCGCCCCTGCGGACCATCAACCGGGCTGCCGCCCTGGCGCTGCCCGGCGACCGGGTGGTCGTCCACGCGGGGGAGTACCGGGAGTGGGTGAGGCCGCAGCGCGGTGGGATCAGCGACCGCCGGCGCATCACCTACGAGGCCGCGGACGGCGAGCACGTGGTGATCAAGGGCTCGGAGCGGGTCACCGGCTGGGAGCACCAGGGCGGGGACGTGTGGCACGTGACGATCCCGCAGTCCCTGTTCGGCGAGTTCAACCCGTTCGCCGAGGAGGTCGACGGCGACTGGGTGGTGTATCCGGCGGGGGCGCCGCGCAAGCACCTGGGCGACGTCTACCTCAACGGCAAGAGCTTCTACGAGGTCCACGATCGCCGTGACCTGATCGACCCCCCGCTGCGCACCACGGCGGTCGACGAGTGGACGGGCGCGACCAGCCCGATCCACGACCCCGAGCAGACCCGGTACGTCTGGCACGCCGAGGTCGGGGAGGACCAGACCACCCTCTGGGCCAACTTCCAGGGGGCCGACCCCAACGTCGAGCTCGTGGAGGTCAACGTCCGCCGCTCGGTGTTCTCGCCCAGCGAGCACCACGTGGACTTCATCACCGTCCGCGGGTTCGAGCTGGCGCAGGCCGCGTGCCCGTGGACACCGCCCACCGCCGATCAGCCCGGCCTCATCGGACCGAACTGGGCGAAGGGCTGGATCATCGAGGACAACGTCATCCACGACGCCAAGTGCTCGGGCATCAGCCTCGGCAAGGAGGGCTCCACCGGCCACAACTACTCGACGGAGCGGCAGGACAAGCCTGGGTACCAGTACCAGCTCGAGTCCGTGTTCGCGGCCCGCCAGATCGGCTGGGACCGCGAGCGCATCGGCTCGCACATCGTCCGCCGTAACACCATCTACGACTGCGGGCAGAACGGCATCGTGGGGCACCTGGGCGCGGTGTTCTCCACCATCGAGGACAACCACATCCACCACATCGCCGTGAAGCGGGAGTTCTACGGCCACGAGATCGCCGGCATCAAGCTGCACGCCGCGATCGACGTCGAGATCCGGCACAACCGCATCCACGACTGCACCCTGGGGATCTGGCTCGACTGGCAGACGCAGGGCACCCGCGTGTCGCGCAACCTCCTGTACCGCAACAACCGCGACCTGTTCGTCGAGGTCTCCCACGGCCCTTACCTCGTCGAGCACAACGTCTTCGCCTCGCCCGCCTCGCTCGAGATCTTCAGCCAGGGCGGCGCCTTCGTGCACAACCTGGTGTGCGGCACGGTCTCGCTCGAGTCCGTGGTCGAGCGGCCCACCCCGTACCACCTGCCGCACAGCACCCACGTCGCCGGGTACGCCGCGATCGTCGGCGGGGACGACCGCCACATCGGCAACCTCTTCTTGGGCGGGGACCCGCAGGACGCCTACGGCCCCACCTCCCGGCCCGAGCAGGTCCCCCTGCACGGCACGGTCGGGTACACCGGGTTCCCCGGCTCCTTGGCCGAGTACCTGGACCTCGTCTCCGACCCAGCGCGCGGAGACCACGGCCGTTTCACCGGAGTGCGACAGCCCGTCTACCTGCGCGACAACGTCTTCGCCGCCGGCGCCGAGCCGGCCGCAGACGAGCCCGGGGCGCTCGTGCTGACCGAGGGCGACATCCGAGTGGCCATCGTCGACGAGGGCGACGCCTGCTACCTGGAGACCGACCTCCCCGTCGCGTTCGACTCCACGCGCCTCGACCTGGTCACCGGGCACGACCTGGAGCGGGTCCGCTTCGTCGACGCCGAGTTCGAGGAGCGCGACGGCAGTGTGGCGATCATGGGCCTCGACCTTGTCGGAGCCGCCAAAGCCGCTGGCGGCTCCTACGCGGCGGGGCCGCTGGCCTCCCTCCCCTCAGGGCGGGCGCGCACGCGGGTGTGGTGA